In the genome of Myroides phaeus, one region contains:
- a CDS encoding 30S ribosomal protein THX, translating to MGKGDLKTKRGKIVNKSYGVRRPKKANKPSTDTTK from the coding sequence ATGGGAAAAGGTGATCTAAAAACAAAAAGAGGTAAAATCGTGAATAAATCTTATGGAGTAAGACGACCAAAAAAAGCGAATAAACCCTCTACAGATACCACTAAGTAA
- the bcp gene encoding thioredoxin-dependent thiol peroxidase: MTTLQIGDKAPDFKGVDQAGNTHQLGDYKGKKLIVFFYPKASTPGCTAEACNLRDNYEILKEKGYELLGVSADSAERQQKFIDKNSLPFPLLADENREVLNAFGVWGPKKFMGRTYDGIHRSTFVIDENGVLTDVITKVKTKDHATQILEK, encoded by the coding sequence ATGACTACATTACAAATAGGAGATAAAGCACCAGATTTTAAAGGAGTTGATCAAGCAGGAAATACACATCAGTTAGGAGATTATAAAGGAAAAAAATTGATTGTTTTCTTTTATCCAAAAGCAAGTACACCAGGTTGTACTGCCGAGGCTTGTAACTTGAGAGATAATTATGAGATATTAAAAGAAAAAGGATATGAGTTATTAGGTGTAAGTGCTGATTCTGCCGAAAGACAACAGAAGTTTATCGATAAGAATAGTTTGCCTTTTCCATTGCTTGCAGATGAAAATAGAGAGGTGTTAAACGCATTTGGAGTTTGGGGACCTAAGAAATTTATGGGGCGTACCTATGATGGTATTCACCGCAGCACTTTTGTTATTGATGAGAATGGCGTTTTAACCGATGTAATTACTAAGGTTAAAACAAAAGATCACGCTACTCAGATTTTAGAAAAATAA
- a CDS encoding DUF2157 domain-containing protein produces the protein MEKKINKDELYLLKECSSISDTKLNELLEEHSYAKVSEWRMFISYFMLALGAGLALSGVVFFFAYNWTEMSSFAKFAVIILLLIAAIGLSVVKGIDSLIGKVALLGGSVLVGVLFAVFGQVYQTGANAYDLFLMWVLAITAWTFVSKFTPQWLLYAVLANTTLSLYFIQAVKGSNAFYVLLSLLVLNLSLLGLPYIIGKYQEFKEAIYYKAIMTFASYVIGVVGIGFIVFTKSVKYSKSELTGMLPLLVITIAGIILGYLQSEKRKDILLYSYSLLAVVSIGFIVLIRLFDLGIESLLVYAIYIVGTTMGMIKMITHKLKMWKDERA, from the coding sequence ATGGAAAAGAAAATAAATAAAGACGAGTTATATCTCTTGAAAGAGTGTAGTTCAATTAGTGATACTAAGTTGAATGAGCTCTTAGAGGAACATAGTTATGCCAAGGTTAGTGAGTGGAGAATGTTTATTTCTTACTTTATGCTTGCTTTAGGAGCAGGTTTAGCATTAAGTGGTGTGGTATTCTTTTTTGCGTACAATTGGACAGAGATGTCGAGTTTTGCAAAGTTTGCTGTTATTATCTTGTTGCTTATAGCGGCTATTGGCTTATCAGTTGTAAAAGGGATAGATTCCTTAATCGGAAAAGTTGCTCTTTTGGGAGGATCAGTTTTAGTGGGGGTACTTTTCGCTGTTTTTGGACAAGTATATCAGACAGGAGCAAATGCTTATGACTTGTTTTTAATGTGGGTTTTAGCCATTACAGCTTGGACATTCGTTTCTAAGTTTACACCTCAATGGTTACTATATGCTGTATTAGCAAATACCACCTTATCCTTATATTTTATACAAGCTGTAAAGGGAAGTAATGCCTTTTACGTGCTATTATCTTTATTAGTATTAAATCTATCGCTATTAGGATTACCTTATATCATTGGTAAATACCAAGAATTTAAAGAAGCTATTTACTACAAAGCAATAATGACTTTTGCAAGTTATGTTATAGGTGTTGTGGGTATAGGGTTTATCGTATTCACCAAGAGTGTAAAATATTCAAAAAGTGAATTGACAGGGATGCTTCCTTTGTTGGTTATTACGATAGCCGGAATAATCTTAGGATACTTACAAAGTGAAAAGCGAAAAGACATCCTGTTATATAGTTATTCGTTATTGGCCGTTGTTTCTATAGGCTTTATTGTACTAATTCGCTTATTTGATTTAGGGATAGAATCCTTGTTGGTTTATGCTATTTATATAGTTGGAACAACAATGGGGATGATAAAGATGATTACACACAAACTAAAAATGTGGAAAGATGAAAGAGCATAA
- a CDS encoding DUF4401 domain-containing protein, giving the protein MKEHNSLDKVINNLESQGVVIDKEKLAELQHTNSVKTVFIKVIAVIGGLLGMTMFMGFLFMLFERNLSEGLPLFIVSVILFGATYFINKSNASAIKDGLAVATFISGFALFETAIAVGDYAKVDVIIALVGLILSVISLFVYRNQIITFLASAGVLISINCLLVFKGLYVVLPIYMSLIILFTVYLFYKEEVIRCKNTLMSQLYTPVFTATFCYTLFMSVMGSTMRYFHYFNAVSVASRVVLILVLIASTVLTVHLMMQKLQIMSVVTKGIIYALLLFFLYFVGFDYPAFSVSVLFILWSFKTQYKVGFVLSVFALIWSMGMFYYDLRITLLTKSISLMLSGIFFLAMYWLIQKNWKKDETV; this is encoded by the coding sequence ATGAAAGAGCATAATTCGTTAGATAAAGTAATCAATAATCTTGAGAGTCAAGGTGTGGTTATAGATAAAGAAAAGCTTGCCGAATTACAGCATACAAACTCCGTTAAAACAGTTTTTATCAAGGTTATTGCTGTTATAGGAGGACTATTAGGAATGACAATGTTTATGGGCTTTTTATTTATGCTTTTTGAGCGTAATTTATCAGAAGGCTTACCCTTGTTTATTGTTAGTGTAATTTTATTTGGAGCTACATATTTTATTAATAAAAGCAATGCAAGTGCTATCAAAGACGGTTTAGCTGTGGCAACTTTTATATCTGGTTTTGCCTTGTTTGAAACAGCAATTGCGGTTGGAGATTATGCTAAAGTAGATGTAATAATTGCATTGGTGGGATTAATATTATCAGTTATTTCATTGTTTGTTTATAGAAATCAGATTATCACATTCTTAGCATCAGCTGGGGTATTGATTAGTATTAATTGTCTGCTTGTTTTTAAAGGACTATATGTAGTGTTGCCTATTTATATGAGTTTAATAATCCTATTTACGGTTTATTTATTCTACAAAGAAGAGGTGATTAGATGCAAAAACACATTGATGAGTCAGCTATATACACCTGTATTTACAGCAACTTTTTGTTACACTTTATTTATGAGTGTAATGGGGTCAACAATGCGTTATTTTCACTATTTCAATGCCGTTTCTGTTGCGTCAAGAGTTGTTTTGATTCTTGTATTAATAGCGTCAACGGTTCTTACAGTGCATTTAATGATGCAGAAATTACAAATAATGTCAGTTGTTACAAAAGGAATTATTTACGCGTTACTTTTATTCTTTTTGTACTTCGTAGGATTCGATTACCCAGCTTTTTCAGTCAGTGTTTTATTTATTTTGTGGTCATTCAAAACACAGTATAAGGTTGGATTTGTTTTGTCTGTTTTCGCTTTAATTTGGTCGATGGGAATGTTTTATTATGATTTGAGAATCACCTTATTAACAAAGTCTATTTCACTTATGTTAAGTGGTATATTCTTTTTAGCAATGTATTGGTTAATTCAAAAAAATTGGAAGAAAGATGAAACAGTCTAA
- a CDS encoding GDYXXLXY domain-containing protein, producing MKQSKTTIIIIATLVVVLLLFVKAVMNKENTIKEGKLVLLELAPVDPRSLMQGDYMELNYAITREGRSWRAVQVASEAFFANDSISNNSIALDEAIALQEKKIKESKEIGVRGYVLLDIDANQVGHYVKMTDQIGEIGEGQVYIKFFNNTDWSYNIGAESFFFQEGDAEKYEKAKYGGLRVDDKGNSILIGMYDESLQLIK from the coding sequence ATGAAACAGTCTAAAACAACAATCATCATCATTGCTACTTTGGTAGTTGTGCTTTTATTATTTGTAAAAGCGGTGATGAATAAGGAGAATACGATTAAAGAAGGTAAACTTGTTTTGTTAGAACTTGCACCTGTTGACCCACGATCGTTGATGCAAGGGGATTATATGGAGTTAAATTACGCTATTACACGTGAAGGTAGAAGTTGGCGAGCAGTTCAGGTTGCAAGTGAGGCATTTTTTGCTAATGATTCAATAAGTAATAATAGTATAGCACTCGATGAAGCGATAGCGTTACAAGAGAAGAAAATTAAGGAGTCGAAAGAGATTGGAGTACGAGGATATGTGCTATTAGATATTGATGCTAATCAAGTAGGACATTATGTAAAGATGACAGATCAAATAGGAGAGATTGGAGAAGGACAAGTTTACATTAAATTTTTCAACAACACAGATTGGAGTTATAATATTGGAGCAGAGAGTTTCTTTTTTCAAGAAGGAGATGCAGAGAAATATGAAAAGGCGAAATACGGAGGTCTTCGGGTAGATGATAAAGGAAATAGTATTTTGATAGGGATGTATGACGAGTCCTTACAATTAATAAAATAG
- a CDS encoding ABC-F family ATP-binding cassette domain-containing protein, protein MSIVITNLSYQHPNKEMLFSRLNLTINQGERVNIIGRNGTGKSTLLKLIAQQLVTTEGNIMVKGDLFFFKQNMRFQSGDRVKDALGVASKLNALQKILAGTVDESCYEILNDEWDIEERIKEAMCFWGIEEITIDRPMQELSGGQQTKVYLASLMLYRADILLLDEPTNHLDSYTKELFYKFIDTYKGTIVLVSHDRALLNRQHITYELSALGIKRYGGNYDYYRQEKQIQVDSLLQKLDNTTKELKAAKKEQANRNNQLIKEQAQNKKAEKKAGLPKIVINAFKNKAENSSAKLQGVHEERRNSLVRDMANIRENIERDKIFDIRFPNSQLHKGKILWKIENVNYCFPNQEKNLWSNDLNFTIESGERILIKGNNGSGKTTLFKLFLDKIKPIGKISYAKCNIVYLDQFYSLLDSDLTVSEQLAVFNYLRLPSEEIHNLLFQYGIGVELWSNPVYTLSGGEKLKLALCCLNIGYENIDVLLLDEPTNNLDIQSIESLTTALNSFKGTILAISHDATFSKEIGLIREIAL, encoded by the coding sequence ATGAGTATAGTTATCACTAACTTATCTTATCAGCATCCCAATAAGGAGATGTTATTTTCCAGATTAAATCTTACAATCAATCAAGGAGAGAGAGTCAATATTATAGGGCGTAATGGTACAGGAAAAAGTACCTTATTAAAACTTATAGCCCAACAATTAGTTACCACAGAAGGAAATATAATGGTTAAAGGAGACTTGTTCTTTTTTAAACAAAATATGCGTTTCCAAAGTGGAGACAGGGTTAAAGATGCCTTAGGAGTTGCTTCAAAACTAAATGCCTTACAAAAGATTTTAGCAGGTACGGTTGATGAAAGTTGTTATGAAATCTTAAATGACGAATGGGATATAGAAGAACGTATCAAAGAAGCTATGTGCTTTTGGGGCATAGAAGAAATAACCATTGATCGTCCAATGCAAGAGTTAAGTGGCGGACAACAAACCAAAGTGTATTTAGCGAGTTTAATGTTGTACAGGGCTGATATATTACTGTTAGACGAGCCCACTAACCACTTGGATAGTTACACAAAAGAACTGTTTTACAAGTTTATTGATACGTATAAAGGAACAATAGTTTTGGTTAGCCATGATCGTGCATTATTAAATAGACAACATATTACTTATGAATTGTCTGCTTTAGGAATTAAGCGCTATGGAGGAAATTACGATTACTACAGACAAGAAAAACAAATACAAGTAGATAGTTTACTTCAAAAGTTAGATAATACTACGAAGGAACTAAAAGCAGCTAAAAAAGAACAAGCCAATAGAAATAATCAACTTATTAAAGAGCAAGCGCAAAATAAGAAGGCGGAAAAGAAAGCAGGTTTGCCTAAAATTGTTATCAATGCCTTTAAAAACAAAGCTGAAAATAGTAGTGCTAAGTTACAAGGTGTTCACGAAGAGAGACGAAATAGCTTAGTACGTGATATGGCTAATATCCGCGAGAACATTGAAAGGGATAAAATATTTGATATTCGCTTTCCAAATAGCCAATTGCACAAAGGTAAAATACTATGGAAGATAGAGAATGTTAACTATTGTTTTCCAAATCAAGAAAAGAACCTTTGGAGCAATGATTTAAACTTTACAATAGAGAGTGGTGAACGCATTTTAATAAAGGGGAATAATGGTTCGGGTAAAACTACGTTATTCAAATTGTTCTTAGATAAGATAAAACCAATAGGTAAGATAAGTTATGCCAAGTGTAACATTGTCTATCTGGATCAATTTTATTCTTTATTGGATAGTGATTTGACTGTGTCAGAACAATTAGCTGTATTTAATTATTTAAGGCTGCCTTCTGAAGAAATTCATAACCTTTTGTTTCAATACGGAATTGGCGTAGAGTTATGGAGCAACCCAGTTTATACATTGAGTGGGGGAGAGAAATTAAAACTTGCTTTATGTTGTTTAAATATCGGATATGAAAATATAGATGTCTTGCTTTTAGACGAACCTACGAATAACTTAGATATACAAAGCATTGAGAGTTTAACTACTGCTTTAAATAGTTTTAAAGGAACTATACTTGCTATAAGTCACGATGCTACTTTTAGTAAAGAAATAGGCTTAATTAGAGAAATAGCTTTGTAA
- a CDS encoding GNAT family N-acetyltransferase, with the protein MIIRKAVSSDIPQLQLIYQQQFETLQAYQPNYFKADLPAIDFLQETIDSDECEFILAEDKGTLIGMVALFIEETLPYECFVPHRYLNFADIYVVPAYRNQSIGQQLIAEVKQWAATKKVDYIELLVLKQNVQAYELYLREAFEPVHTVMRYTMK; encoded by the coding sequence ATGATTATCAGAAAAGCTGTGTCTTCCGATATACCTCAGTTGCAGTTAATATACCAACAACAGTTTGAAACCTTACAAGCGTACCAACCAAACTACTTTAAAGCTGATTTGCCAGCTATTGATTTTTTACAAGAAACAATTGATTCCGATGAATGTGAGTTTATCCTTGCTGAAGATAAGGGAACTTTAATTGGTATGGTTGCATTATTTATTGAAGAAACCCTGCCTTACGAATGCTTTGTTCCTCACCGTTACTTAAACTTTGCCGATATTTATGTAGTTCCAGCTTATAGAAACCAATCCATAGGTCAACAATTAATTGCTGAGGTGAAACAATGGGCTGCCACCAAAAAAGTAGATTACATCGAATTATTGGTCTTAAAACAAAATGTACAGGCGTATGAACTTTACTTACGTGAAGCATTTGAACCTGTACATACTGTTATGCGATATACAATGAAGTAA
- a CDS encoding bifunctional GNAT family N-acetyltransferase/NUDIX hydrolase, producing MSTLLYKKATIADCDLLTETAITAKKHWGYADELIRQWIDLLTITEENFKRGNLYKCYLADEFIGFFALVPKGDYIALEHLWFLPDFLNKGYGTQVIKEIKRISKEEGYKYIEVFADPNTDGFYQKVGGTAVKSVLTNVPGRMMSVFHVTVTDEQWIDLPTVGLVVVNNGQLLLAYSNNKKAWYLPGGKVDQGENKQEALIREVEEELAVTLDPSKMTSLLQVSAPAYGEKLNIMMRQQCFLYDLGEQEIHPTNEIGAVRYFSYSDYKQELVLVPGVLMVYDFLKKERLL from the coding sequence ATGTCCACTTTACTATATAAAAAAGCCACAATAGCAGATTGTGATTTGCTAACAGAAACGGCTATAACTGCAAAAAAACATTGGGGATATGCCGATGAGCTTATTCGCCAATGGATTGATTTACTAACGATTACAGAGGAGAATTTTAAAAGAGGTAATCTTTATAAATGTTACTTAGCGGATGAATTTATAGGTTTCTTTGCCTTAGTGCCTAAAGGAGATTATATAGCATTAGAACACCTTTGGTTTTTACCTGATTTTTTAAATAAAGGCTATGGTACACAGGTTATAAAAGAAATTAAACGTATCAGCAAAGAAGAAGGTTATAAATATATTGAGGTATTTGCTGATCCCAATACAGATGGATTCTATCAAAAAGTAGGAGGAACTGCAGTTAAGAGTGTACTGACAAATGTTCCAGGGCGTATGATGAGTGTTTTTCACGTTACTGTTACAGACGAACAATGGATTGATTTGCCTACGGTAGGATTAGTTGTAGTTAATAATGGTCAATTATTATTGGCTTATAGCAACAATAAGAAAGCGTGGTACTTGCCAGGAGGAAAGGTTGATCAAGGAGAAAATAAGCAAGAAGCTTTGATTAGAGAAGTTGAAGAAGAATTAGCTGTTACGCTGGATCCTTCTAAAATGACATCTCTTTTACAGGTGTCTGCACCTGCTTATGGAGAAAAGTTAAATATTATGATGCGTCAGCAATGTTTCCTTTATGACTTAGGTGAGCAGGAAATACATCCAACAAATGAAATAGGAGCCGTGAGGTATTTTAGTTATAGCGACTATAAACAAGAGCTTGTTTTAGTACCAGGCGTTTTAATGGTTTATGATTTCTTGAAGAAAGAAAGACTTTTATAA
- a CDS encoding porin family protein, with protein MKKITLSLLAALAFSLTANAQTPDVKIGAKGGLNIATLTGEGSSSLTGFNIGGVAEIFVNEKFSVQPEILYSTQGAEYSFLNKDIKAELHYINVPVMAKYYVYEGLNVQAGPQFGFNVKSELDGKDIKDMTKGFDFGLNLGLGYELPVGVFFDARYNFGLTEAFKSQAGVKTDAKNSVFQISVGYKF; from the coding sequence ATGAAAAAAATCACACTATCGTTATTAGCTGCGTTAGCTTTTAGTTTAACAGCTAATGCACAAACACCAGATGTAAAAATAGGTGCTAAAGGAGGTTTAAATATTGCAACTTTAACTGGTGAAGGGTCTTCATCATTAACTGGTTTCAATATTGGTGGAGTTGCTGAAATCTTTGTGAACGAAAAATTCTCTGTTCAACCTGAGATTTTATATTCTACACAAGGAGCTGAATACTCTTTTTTAAACAAAGATATAAAAGCCGAATTACACTATATCAATGTACCTGTTATGGCTAAATATTACGTTTATGAAGGTTTAAACGTACAAGCTGGTCCACAATTCGGATTTAATGTAAAATCTGAATTAGATGGTAAGGATATTAAAGATATGACTAAAGGATTTGACTTTGGCCTTAACCTTGGTTTAGGATATGAATTACCAGTAGGTGTATTTTTTGATGCTCGTTACAACTTTGGTTTAACTGAAGCTTTCAAAAGCCAAGCTGGAGTAAAAACAGACGCTAAGAATAGCGTATTCCAAATTTCTGTTGGTTACAAATTCTAA
- a CDS encoding ABC transporter ATP-binding protein: MNLFKILKKIKPFVANYKRLIIGTLVLTAVGSFAVQVNAIVLRRLVDELTNVINGLHDLNYGYKMLLICSAILISKEIILAFIQFGQKFFGEKLRIYVSRDISQLVVDRILTYRMAFYTSDDNDSGKLQTRIDQGISSITRLIQNFFIDILPLFANAIVALIFIYSANVYVGLVSTAMIPLYFYVSQRQATKLKGYRRKMRSYRENKNNGIISLINSITVIKSFVREPLEAKKHEAIQYDMTENQLQTRRTSFVFDAVKGFIEQFGLVVIILLTAYFVLKGEMTVGAIMFHVLLFNNVTAPIRQLHRIYDDVNDAMIYSESFFEIVDAEDEVESTGSYIPKEVKGKIEIKDVRFDYPNGTTALKDVSMTIVPNETTALVGLSGAGKSTVINLLDKFYAPTKGQIFLDGIDLAEYDTKELRKHIGLVLQKNHIFQGSIEDNIRYGNPQATFEEVEQAAKQAYIHEQIMDLPKGYQADARLLSGGQQQRIAIARLFLKNPAIIFLDEPTASLDAIATEQIKLSLDAIKENRTVIIVSHSISQIIDANNIIVMEKGQVVESGTHEVLYDNKQTYYDIFSAMANSLNLDKISHTLNQDE; the protein is encoded by the coding sequence ATGAATTTATTTAAGATATTAAAGAAGATTAAGCCCTTTGTGGCTAATTATAAACGGTTAATTATAGGAACGTTAGTTCTTACAGCAGTCGGTTCTTTTGCGGTTCAAGTAAATGCTATTGTTCTTCGCCGTTTGGTAGATGAACTGACAAATGTAATAAATGGTTTACACGATTTGAACTACGGCTATAAGATGCTGCTGATTTGTAGTGCTATTTTAATTAGCAAGGAGATTATACTTGCGTTTATTCAATTCGGACAGAAATTCTTTGGTGAGAAATTGCGTATTTACGTATCAAGAGACATATCACAATTGGTTGTAGATCGCATCTTGACGTATCGAATGGCATTTTATACTTCTGACGACAATGATAGCGGAAAATTACAAACTCGTATTGACCAAGGTATAAGTAGTATTACCCGATTAATACAGAATTTCTTTATTGATATATTACCTCTTTTCGCCAATGCTATTGTTGCTTTGATATTTATTTATAGTGCCAATGTTTATGTGGGACTGGTAAGTACTGCAATGATACCTTTATATTTCTATGTAAGTCAGCGACAAGCAACAAAACTAAAGGGGTATAGACGTAAAATGCGTAGTTATAGAGAGAATAAGAACAACGGAATAATCTCGTTGATTAATTCAATTACTGTTATCAAGTCTTTTGTACGTGAACCATTAGAAGCCAAAAAGCACGAAGCGATTCAGTATGATATGACAGAGAACCAATTGCAAACAAGACGTACAAGTTTTGTATTTGATGCCGTGAAAGGATTTATAGAGCAATTCGGATTGGTAGTCATTATTCTATTAACTGCTTATTTTGTGTTGAAGGGAGAAATGACTGTTGGTGCTATTATGTTTCACGTTCTATTGTTTAATAATGTTACAGCGCCTATACGTCAGTTACACCGTATTTATGATGATGTGAATGATGCGATGATTTACTCAGAAAGCTTTTTTGAAATTGTAGATGCAGAAGATGAGGTTGAATCTACTGGATCGTATATTCCCAAAGAAGTTAAAGGGAAAATAGAAATTAAAGACGTTCGCTTTGACTACCCTAATGGCACTACGGCATTGAAAGATGTATCGATGACTATTGTACCAAATGAAACTACGGCTTTAGTAGGGCTAAGTGGAGCGGGGAAGAGTACAGTCATTAATCTATTAGATAAGTTTTATGCACCTACAAAAGGACAAATATTTTTAGACGGTATTGATTTAGCAGAGTACGATACTAAAGAACTCCGTAAACACATAGGCTTAGTGCTTCAAAAGAACCACATCTTTCAAGGAAGTATTGAAGATAATATCCGCTATGGTAATCCGCAAGCTACTTTTGAGGAAGTAGAGCAAGCGGCTAAGCAAGCGTATATACACGAGCAGATTATGGATTTACCGAAAGGATATCAAGCTGACGCACGTTTGTTATCAGGAGGACAACAACAGCGTATTGCCATTGCACGACTGTTCTTAAAGAATCCTGCTATTATCTTTTTAGATGAACCAACAGCAAGTTTGGATGCTATTGCCACTGAACAGATAAAACTGAGTTTAGATGCTATTAAGGAAAACCGTACGGTAATCATTGTGTCACATAGTATTTCTCAGATAATAGATGCCAATAATATTATCGTAATGGAAAAAGGGCAAGTGGTTGAAAGTGGTACACACGAAGTTTTATATGATAATAAACAAACGTATTACGATATATTCTCAGCGATGGCAAATAGCTTGAACTTAGATAAAATATCACATACGTTAAACCAAGACGAATAA
- the ribB gene encoding 3,4-dihydroxy-2-butanone-4-phosphate synthase, translating into MKTLENTLNHFGWDSQERVENALSFLKSGKGILLLDDQDRENEGDIIFSAHLMSEQDMALLIRYCSGVICLCLTNEKADELALPYMVEENSSRFQTPFTITIEAAKGVTTGLSAADRLTTVRAASNKDAVKADLARPGHIFPLRAKNGGVLERNGHTEGAIDLMKLAGLPPQAVLCELMNDDGTMARLVEVVDFAKEHKMTVLSIADLVYYRTFVIDK; encoded by the coding sequence ATGAAAACATTAGAAAATACACTTAACCACTTTGGTTGGGATAGTCAAGAAAGGGTTGAAAATGCATTGAGCTTTTTAAAAAGTGGCAAGGGAATATTGTTGTTAGACGATCAAGATAGGGAGAATGAAGGGGATATTATTTTTTCTGCTCATTTGATGTCAGAGCAAGATATGGCTCTATTAATACGCTATTGCAGTGGAGTTATTTGTTTATGTCTAACCAATGAAAAGGCAGATGAGTTAGCCTTGCCTTATATGGTAGAGGAAAACAGTAGTCGTTTTCAAACTCCGTTTACAATTACAATTGAAGCAGCTAAGGGAGTTACAACAGGACTATCTGCTGCTGATAGATTGACAACAGTTCGCGCTGCGAGTAACAAAGATGCTGTTAAAGCTGATTTAGCGCGTCCTGGACATATATTTCCTCTTCGTGCTAAGAATGGTGGTGTACTTGAGAGAAACGGGCATACGGAAGGCGCAATTGATTTAATGAAATTGGCAGGATTACCTCCACAGGCAGTTTTGTGCGAATTGATGAATGACGATGGAACTATGGCGCGTTTAGTTGAGGTAGTTGATTTTGCTAAGGAGCATAAGATGACTGTACTTAGTATAGCCGATTTGGTTTATTACCGTACTTTTGTAATTGACAAATAA